Proteins from a single region of Fischerella sp. PCC 9605:
- a CDS encoding transposase, which produces MDLEQQRPIALLKDREADTLAQWLEQHPGIEVLSRDRSATYRSGMSQGAPAAIQVATASIYCRT; this is translated from the coding sequence GTGGATCTCGAGCAGCAGCGACCGATTGCGCTACTGAAGGATCGCGAAGCAGACACCTTAGCGCAGTGGTTGGAGCAACACCCCGGCATCGAGGTTCTCTCCCGCGATCGCTCTGCGACCTATAGGAGTGGCATGAGTCAAGGGGCACCAGCTGCCATTCAAGTAGCTACCGCTTCCATTTATTGCAGAACTTAA
- a CDS encoding MarR family winged helix-turn-helix transcriptional regulator, whose amino-acid sequence MPKKLDEMRNSTWRLFLTAQIQVIEQIQERLSAANLPPLEWYDVLWALKDTPEQRLRLSELAEQVLLSRSNLTRLLDRLEKQKLLRREPCLTDRRGTFAVLTEAGAAMQKKMWAIYSQGIAEYFGDQLSDEEVKVMQQALKKILGVIAIHH is encoded by the coding sequence ATGCCTAAGAAGCTAGACGAGATGCGAAATTCCACTTGGCGACTGTTCTTGACTGCCCAGATCCAGGTGATTGAGCAGATTCAGGAACGGCTATCGGCTGCCAATCTGCCGCCCTTGGAATGGTATGACGTGTTGTGGGCACTCAAAGACACTCCTGAGCAGCGGTTACGGTTAAGCGAACTTGCCGAGCAAGTTTTGTTGAGCCGCAGTAACCTGACACGCTTGCTTGATCGCTTAGAGAAACAGAAGTTATTGCGGCGGGAACCCTGTCTGACTGATCGGAGGGGAACCTTCGCTGTCTTGACTGAAGCAGGCGCAGCAATGCAAAAGAAAATGTGGGCTATTTATTCACAAGGAATTGCGGAATATTTCGGCGATCAACTCAGTGATGAAGAAGTAAAAGTTATGCAACAAGCACTCAAAAAAATTCTTGGAGTGATCGCCATCCACCACTAA
- a CDS encoding class I SAM-dependent methyltransferase, whose translation MKSKLIEAWLNSGLIIASRYQDKISQQSIASAKSLGERSSTKDFRFYSMLFDGISIDGTVSILDIGCGQAELLSFLKNNYPHVKIDRYLGLDLVKEFLNVAQCNYPDYEFQLGNFICEQFLPKQSFTIVIALGVLVSRVPYYQEFVEHFIRKMVQCSSGHILFNLISEVDFSSQNYVNYEQVGHSTCFSRKALESILDKIEDINYRIVEARIFPDATDMFVHVFCRTC comes from the coding sequence GTGAAATCTAAATTGATTGAAGCGTGGTTAAATTCCGGACTGATTATCGCTTCCAGATATCAGGATAAAATCTCGCAACAGAGCATAGCTTCTGCAAAGAGTCTTGGTGAGCGAAGTAGTACAAAAGATTTTCGGTTTTATTCTATGCTGTTTGATGGAATTTCTATTGATGGGACAGTTTCTATTCTAGATATTGGATGCGGTCAAGCAGAGTTATTATCTTTCTTAAAAAACAACTACCCGCACGTGAAAATAGATCGCTATTTAGGACTTGATCTTGTTAAGGAATTTCTAAATGTAGCGCAGTGTAATTATCCAGATTATGAGTTTCAGCTTGGGAATTTTATTTGTGAACAATTCTTACCGAAGCAATCCTTCACTATAGTTATAGCTCTTGGAGTTCTTGTCTCGCGAGTACCATATTATCAAGAGTTTGTCGAACATTTTATTAGGAAAATGGTTCAATGCAGTTCAGGTCATATTTTATTCAATTTGATTAGTGAAGTCGATTTCTCATCACAGAACTACGTTAATTATGAGCAGGTAGGTCACTCGACATGTTTTTCTAGGAAAGCTCTTGAATCCATTCTAGATAAGATTGAAGACATTAATTATCGCATTGTGGAGGCGCGAATTTTCCCAGATGCTACAGATATGTTTGTTCACGTTTTTTGTAGAACCTGTTGA
- a CDS encoding transposase family protein — protein sequence MSQRVHSRYERTLRDLNWAECAVTLEVTVRKLFCDNRGCQRRIFTERLPQLVAPWARRTNRMTQQIQDAGLALGGAAGARLIQKQGYSFSRDTILRCLARLPLPPIGSLKQLGVVWWISSSSDRLRY from the coding sequence TTGAGCCAGCGAGTTCATAGCCGCTATGAACGAACCTTGCGGGATCTGAACTGGGCTGAATGTGCAGTCACTTTGGAAGTCACGGTTCGTAAACTGTTCTGCGACAATCGGGGCTGTCAACGCCGCATCTTTACCGAACGGTTGCCTCAACTGGTCGCACCTTGGGCACGTCGAACCAACCGGATGACTCAACAGATCCAAGACGCTGGACTGGCTTTAGGGGGAGCAGCAGGGGCAAGGTTGATTCAGAAACAGGGTTACTCCTTCAGTCGAGATACTATCCTGCGCTGCTTGGCGAGACTTCCGCTACCCCCAATTGGGTCGCTCAAACAGTTAGGGGTTGTTTGGTGGATCTCGAGCAGCAGCGACCGATTGCGCTACTGA
- a CDS encoding leucine--tRNA ligase, with amino-acid sequence MYEVDLATTAQPFYNLMMFPYPSAEGLHVGNVYAFTGADIYGRFMAMQGRAVFEPMGFDAFGIHSENFAIKQGVHPSKLTARNVKRFRETQLQRIGNRFCWKHEIQTTDPSYYKWTQWIFLQLFKAGLAVRKKAAVNWCPDCKTVLADEQVVGCSCERCSAIVIQRELEQRFFKITQYAQRLLDNLDQLDWSEKVKTAQRNWIGRSETDGTVQYHLRDWSISRQRYWGPPIPIIYCHSCGTVPVPEDRLPVQLPETENWLPQGTGNSPLAEIPEFVNTTCPCCGGAARRETDVSDNFLDSAWYFLRYPSSERSVFPFDPAITAKWLPVDMYIGGAEHSVLHLLYSRFITMVLQDLGHIPFEEPFRRFRAHGLLTKQGAKMSKSKGNVVNPDRYIEEYGADTLRTYLMFLGPYNQGGDFSDRGIAGIRRFLDRVYQWAIKHQNCLQPNPPDLASQRRLHQTIHKISSDIQSLKYNTAIAALMSYFNMLQSNSSIAEVELKSYLLMLAPFAPHVTEEIWQQLGESGSIHQQTFPQFDPQFLIQEQITLAVQINGRTRTTITLSPDASQEEAIAIARQTKAIQRHLNNQEVHRAVYVPGRILNFVT; translated from the coding sequence CTGTATGAGGTCGATTTAGCAACGACTGCTCAGCCATTTTACAATTTGATGATGTTCCCCTATCCCTCAGCAGAGGGTTTGCACGTTGGGAATGTCTATGCTTTTACCGGAGCCGACATCTACGGTCGTTTCATGGCGATGCAGGGCAGAGCAGTATTTGAGCCAATGGGCTTTGATGCCTTTGGCATTCACAGCGAAAATTTTGCGATTAAGCAAGGCGTTCATCCCAGCAAACTCACGGCACGTAATGTTAAGCGATTTCGAGAAACGCAGTTGCAACGAATTGGGAATCGTTTCTGCTGGAAGCATGAAATTCAGACTACCGATCCCTCGTACTATAAGTGGACGCAGTGGATTTTCTTGCAGTTGTTCAAAGCGGGATTAGCGGTTCGCAAAAAAGCGGCGGTGAACTGGTGCCCTGACTGCAAAACAGTACTTGCTGATGAGCAGGTGGTTGGATGTTCGTGTGAACGGTGCAGTGCGATCGTCATTCAACGGGAATTGGAACAGCGGTTCTTCAAAATCACCCAGTATGCTCAACGGTTGTTGGACAATTTGGATCAATTGGATTGGTCAGAAAAAGTCAAAACGGCTCAACGAAACTGGATTGGTCGTTCCGAAACAGATGGCACAGTACAGTATCACTTGCGAGATTGGTCGATCTCACGGCAACGCTATTGGGGCCCGCCAATTCCCATCATTTACTGTCATAGCTGCGGTACAGTGCCCGTTCCTGAGGATCGGTTGCCAGTGCAGTTGCCTGAAACTGAGAATTGGTTGCCTCAAGGAACTGGGAATTCTCCTTTGGCGGAAATTCCAGAATTCGTCAATACAACCTGTCCCTGCTGTGGTGGTGCAGCACGGCGAGAAACGGATGTATCTGATAACTTTTTGGATTCTGCCTGGTATTTTCTGCGCTATCCGTCGAGCGAGCGCTCTGTTTTTCCATTTGATCCAGCAATTACCGCTAAATGGTTGCCTGTGGACATGTATATTGGTGGTGCAGAACATTCTGTTCTCCATCTTTTGTACAGTCGATTCATCACAATGGTGTTGCAAGATTTGGGTCATATCCCATTTGAAGAACCCTTTCGGCGATTTCGCGCCCACGGATTGCTGACCAAACAGGGTGCCAAGATGAGCAAATCGAAGGGCAATGTGGTGAATCCCGATCGCTACATAGAGGAATATGGTGCAGATACATTGCGAACCTACCTGATGTTTTTGGGACCCTACAACCAGGGTGGTGATTTTTCCGATCGCGGTATTGCTGGCATCCGGCGATTCCTGGATCGAGTGTATCAATGGGCGATCAAACACCAAAATTGTCTTCAACCCAATCCGCCAGATTTGGCATCACAGCGGCGTTTACATCAAACAATCCACAAGATTTCCTCCGATATTCAATCACTGAAATACAATACAGCGATCGCCGCATTGATGAGTTATTTCAATATGTTGCAATCAAATTCGAGTATTGCTGAGGTGGAATTGAAGTCGTATCTGTTGATGTTGGCTCCCTTTGCACCCCATGTGACTGAAGAGATCTGGCAGCAATTGGGGGAATCAGGCTCAATTCATCAGCAAACTTTTCCCCAGTTTGATCCTCAATTCCTGATTCAGGAGCAGATCACACTCGCAGTGCAGATCAATGGACGTACTCGTACCACAATTACCCTTTCACCGGACGCTTCACAAGAGGAAGCGATCGCAATCGCAAGACAAACAAAAGCAATTCAACGGCATCTAAACAATCAGGAGGTTCATCGTGCTGTTTACGTTCCTGGTCGAATTCTGAACTTTGTTACTTGA
- a CDS encoding Uma2 family endonuclease, with product MNTIITPNQIQLSPGTVVRMLGTWHDYERLVQQLGDRAIPRIKYRPGEILLMAPLPEHGRKAGLTARIATTLLDYLNRRYEEFTPITMNLPEVRGIEPDYCFYIENWATVVGKDRIDWQNDPPPDLAIEIDITSYTDINDYLPYRVPEVWLLKNNQLLVYRLESESYVIAQSSYFPNVSDIVQQCLQIASEQTTSEAIRWLRDFLHNNNNH from the coding sequence ATGAACACGATAATTACACCAAATCAAATCCAACTTTCCCCAGGCACAGTGGTGCGAATGCTGGGAACTTGGCACGACTACGAGAGATTGGTGCAACAGTTGGGCGATCGCGCAATTCCACGAATCAAATATCGACCAGGTGAAATACTATTGATGGCTCCTTTACCTGAGCATGGGCGCAAAGCAGGGCTAACCGCCCGAATAGCCACAACTCTACTTGACTACTTAAATCGGCGGTATGAAGAATTTACTCCGATTACCATGAACTTACCCGAAGTTAGGGGGATTGAGCCAGATTATTGCTTCTACATTGAGAATTGGGCAACGGTGGTAGGCAAAGACCGCATCGACTGGCAGAACGACCCTCCGCCTGATTTGGCAATTGAAATTGATATTACAAGTTATACAGATATTAATGATTATTTGCCCTATCGAGTGCCAGAAGTTTGGCTGCTAAAGAATAATCAGCTATTGGTTTACAGATTAGAGAGTGAAAGTTATGTAATCGCACAAAGCAGCTACTTTCCCAACGTTTCAGACATTGTGCAGCAATGTCTCCAAATTGCAAGCGAGCAGACGACAAGTGAGGCGATTAGATGGCTGAGGGACTTTTTGCACAACAACAATAACCATTGA
- a CDS encoding glutathione S-transferase family protein has product MKLLLNGVWHCDFQLLEGERIQTGSFRDVISADGSSRFQPEPDRYHLYVSFACPFAHRTILARQLKRLENVISMSVLSPDWGDPNGWIFGNWDNTTPDTVNGCDYLHQVYIKAKPDFTGRVTVPVLWDKKTGTIVNNESADILRMLATEFDAFGNDMLELYPKQLKAEIDQINAFVSGRINIGVYKVGFASSQADYDVAIEQLFDALDTIEARLTGKQYLVSDRLTEADIRLFVTLVRFDVAYYGALNCNLRHLTDYPNLWNYTRHIYHLPNVAQTVKFDHIKRHYYDTYEGMINRRIVPKGPLLDWDAPSLQACH; this is encoded by the coding sequence ATGAAACTATTATTGAACGGTGTCTGGCATTGTGACTTTCAACTTCTTGAAGGAGAGCGGATTCAAACCGGGTCTTTTCGAGATGTCATTTCTGCCGATGGGTCTTCTCGCTTTCAACCTGAACCTGATCGCTATCACCTGTATGTTTCCTTTGCCTGTCCTTTTGCCCATCGCACTATCTTAGCTCGTCAATTGAAGCGATTAGAAAACGTAATTTCGATGTCGGTTCTCAGTCCAGATTGGGGCGATCCGAACGGTTGGATATTTGGCAACTGGGACAATACTACACCGGATACCGTCAATGGTTGTGACTATCTCCATCAGGTGTATATTAAGGCAAAACCAGACTTTACAGGCAGAGTCACGGTTCCTGTCCTGTGGGATAAGAAAACAGGAACAATCGTCAACAATGAGTCTGCAGATATCTTGCGAATGCTGGCGACTGAATTTGATGCATTCGGGAATGACATGCTTGAACTCTATCCCAAACAACTGAAAGCAGAGATTGATCAAATTAATGCATTTGTGTCTGGTCGTATCAATATCGGCGTTTATAAAGTTGGTTTTGCCAGTTCTCAAGCTGATTACGATGTTGCTATCGAGCAGCTATTTGATGCTCTAGATACCATAGAAGCTCGATTAACTGGCAAACAATATTTAGTAAGCGATCGTCTCACTGAAGCTGATATTCGCCTGTTTGTAACTCTGGTTCGGTTCGACGTAGCCTACTACGGAGCCTTGAATTGTAATCTCCGTCATCTCACCGATTATCCAAATCTGTGGAACTACACGCGCCACATTTATCACTTACCCAACGTGGCACAGACAGTGAAATTTGACCACATCAAGCGCCACTATTACGACACTTATGAAGGAATGATTAATCGGCGGATTGTTCCTAAAGGACCACTCCTTGATTGGGATGCTCCTAGCTTGCAAGCCTGCCATTAG
- a CDS encoding transposase: MLEQALSSQGSILKAIDTAQRLADAPDGAVVVLASQAPTQPDVQQRAQQRRAKRLKTYQKVWQLHQQGWSLKAIAQKVKLSSRTVQRYLLSPSFPERQGRSDKGRSLLNPYKAYLLQQYNQGRRQVKVLFREIQKQGYKGSYMTVTRYMRQLAQAQGVTLRQYPTRRRLPPVADSPRPALTPTRAAFLILRQTQTLQSEEQQLVQRLTQQAELADAIRLAQDFAQLVRQRQSKQFDPWLEQAEQSQLAPFERLARSLREDYDAVKAGITLSTSNGQVEGQINRLKMRPSTDVRTSRNGFARATVPLGELESKRRFNWCVDLSAHLYYRVYF, encoded by the coding sequence GTGTTGGAGCAAGCTCTGAGCAGCCAGGGTTCGATTTTAAAAGCCATAGACACCGCTCAACGTTTAGCAGATGCGCCAGATGGAGCCGTAGTGGTGCTGGCAAGTCAGGCTCCCACTCAACCGGATGTTCAGCAACGCGCCCAACAGCGACGAGCGAAACGGTTGAAAACCTACCAGAAGGTTTGGCAATTGCACCAACAGGGCTGGTCGTTGAAAGCAATTGCTCAAAAAGTGAAGCTCAGTAGTCGCACCGTGCAACGCTATCTGCTCAGCCCCAGCTTTCCTGAACGACAAGGACGCAGTGACAAAGGCAGGAGTTTGCTCAATCCCTACAAAGCCTATCTGCTCCAGCAGTACAACCAGGGACGTAGGCAGGTGAAAGTGCTGTTTCGCGAAATTCAAAAACAAGGGTACAAAGGTAGCTACATGACCGTCACTCGCTATATGCGGCAATTAGCTCAGGCACAAGGGGTGACACTACGCCAGTATCCGACTCGGCGACGACTGCCTCCAGTGGCGGACTCTCCTCGCCCTGCGCTCACACCAACAAGAGCGGCGTTTCTGATCCTGCGGCAAACACAGACGCTTCAATCCGAGGAGCAACAGCTTGTACAGCGCTTAACCCAGCAAGCAGAATTAGCCGATGCTATTCGTCTGGCTCAGGACTTTGCCCAACTGGTCAGGCAAAGGCAGTCAAAACAATTTGACCCTTGGTTAGAACAAGCCGAGCAAAGTCAACTGGCTCCCTTTGAGCGCTTGGCCCGAAGCCTACGGGAAGACTATGATGCGGTCAAAGCAGGAATCACTCTATCAACCAGTAATGGACAGGTAGAGGGGCAGATTAATCGGTTGAAGATGCGCCCATCGACAGATGTACGGACGAGCAGGAATGGATTTGCTAGAGCGACGGTTCCTCTTGGCGAGTTAGAGAGTAAACGAAGATTTAATTGGTGCGTTGATTTGTCAGCGCATCTATATTATCGTGTCTATTTCTAG
- a CDS encoding HEAT repeat domain-containing protein yields the protein MKERFRKLTKYKTLQVRSVIESLQALPVSHSIRNGFIKCCTKFVSLQAVVLLSLTSPLIVANVSWAQLSKSDADVLKWYIEQEIKQHPQLQTDKELQQQLVTEVEMIAYIELLKNADPEIRLAAINFFKSSLKNQSGVHALIKILQTKNSQLRSDAVHGLFTMRSEAIPGLIVALQDKQAQIRSGAAYALSQIGKEANAAIPDLTVALQDKDKLVRYNAAIALSRVENVEISVSVKYLENTSATKAKLQDKNARVRYNAAIALASFGKESQNVVPILIEALQDKDTWIRSNAASALGYIGKDADSAVPALIVALQDKDESVRSSSAYALSNIGEKAQTAIPALIVALQDKDESVRSNAASALGSIGKGTKQAKMIVTVLIKVWQEDQNVRVRSSAISALGNFAKQAQVVIPPLIVALQDQDEFIRSRAASALAQIAGDLQEEANTLSYAELDKVIKDLEKALKILADPQLKPYKTQISTVSFSIETLKYKRDLRIFDRAFAWMKKNQWAVGTVIYLIFFPSLWLLLLRVHPLWLLRINDALKPYTDFSLPVIGIKVPLRTVLFLSLFHYHPRVLDAWVAAHLKSVQEEFQEKDTVRARKVHIPIPVILDGKTVAQLTANELRSSFKKQRGCLPIWGEGGAGKTSLACQIAKWAISEDEAERLCEHQMLPLLIEEELDLETVGKPPLMAAIQGQLQDLTNEPEPISDELLERLLRHRRILVIIDHFSEMGEVTRKAIRPDSPDFCINALVITSRFEEKLGQVTKTTLKPLRIAGNRLSSFMEAYLMQRGKRDCFTDTEFFDACSRLSTMVGARNITVLLAKLYAEQLIAAKEGTSDGQIPENIPDLMLFYVNELNRSVTGDRYDNRTVHQDAQAIAWECIQTNFRPAAAKKDDALTTLNIDDSPTHLKYLEERLRLIQTIGAAQDQIRFALDPLAEYLAGLHLLKLYGDDEQLWQQFFQAAVSKPGAPDLIKGFLLALRDCCIAKGKDANVPDFVVEELDKLTGFISSRKWR from the coding sequence ATGAAAGAGCGTTTCAGGAAATTAACTAAGTACAAAACTTTACAAGTTCGCAGTGTGATTGAATCCCTCCAAGCTTTGCCAGTGAGTCACTCAATTCGTAACGGATTTATAAAATGCTGTACTAAGTTCGTTTCTCTTCAGGCAGTTGTTCTACTGAGTTTGACATCGCCTTTGATCGTAGCAAACGTTAGCTGGGCACAACTGTCTAAATCCGATGCGGATGTTCTGAAATGGTATATTGAGCAGGAGATCAAGCAGCATCCCCAGTTGCAGACTGACAAGGAGTTGCAGCAGCAACTGGTAACTGAGGTGGAAATGATCGCCTATATCGAACTGTTGAAAAACGCAGATCCAGAAATACGCCTAGCAGCCATCAATTTTTTTAAGTCTTCACTGAAAAATCAATCAGGTGTACATGCTTTGATTAAAATTTTGCAAACTAAAAATAGCCAGCTTCGCTCTGATGCTGTTCATGGTTTGTTTACTATGCGTTCAGAAGCTATACCTGGCTTGATTGTAGCATTACAAGACAAGCAAGCACAGATTCGCTCTGGTGCTGCTTATGCTCTGAGTCAAATAGGGAAAGAAGCCAACGCAGCTATACCAGATCTAACAGTTGCATTGCAAGACAAAGATAAATTGGTTCGCTACAATGCTGCTATTGCTTTAAGTAGAGTCGAAAACGTAGAGATTTCTGTTTCTGTGAAGTACTTAGAAAATACATCCGCAACCAAGGCGAAGCTACAGGATAAGAATGCACGGGTTCGCTACAATGCTGCTATTGCTTTGGCTTCTTTCGGAAAAGAATCTCAAAATGTTGTCCCTATCCTAATCGAGGCGTTGCAAGACAAGGATACATGGATTCGCTCTAATGCTGCCAGTGCATTGGGCTACATTGGCAAAGATGCTGACAGTGCAGTACCCGCTCTAATTGTGGCTTTACAGGACAAGGATGAATCAGTTCGCTCCAGTAGTGCTTATGCTTTGAGTAATATAGGGGAAAAAGCTCAAACCGCAATACCTGCTTTAATTGTGGCTTTGCAGGACAAGGATGAATCAGTTCGCTCCAATGCTGCTTCTGCTTTGGGCAGTATCGGGAAAGGTACTAAACAGGCCAAAATGATTGTAACTGTCCTAATCAAGGTATGGCAGGAAGACCAGAATGTGCGGGTTCGCTCTAGTGCTATTTCTGCTTTGGGAAATTTTGCAAAACAAGCTCAAGTTGTTATTCCACCTCTGATTGTAGCTTTGCAAGACCAAGATGAATTTATTCGTTCTAGAGCTGCTTCTGCTCTGGCTCAGATAGCTGGTGATCTTCAGGAAGAAGCCAACACGCTATCTTACGCTGAATTAGATAAAGTCATCAAAGACTTGGAGAAAGCTCTAAAAATTTTAGCAGACCCTCAGTTGAAGCCTTACAAAACCCAGATTTCAACTGTAAGTTTCTCTATCGAAACACTTAAATATAAAAGAGACCTACGTATTTTTGACAGAGCATTTGCCTGGATGAAAAAAAATCAATGGGCGGTGGGAACAGTAATTTACCTAATTTTCTTTCCCTCCCTTTGGTTGCTTCTGCTGCGAGTGCATCCTCTGTGGCTGCTGCGGATCAACGATGCACTTAAACCTTACACTGACTTTAGCTTGCCTGTTATCGGCATCAAAGTACCTCTGCGAACAGTACTATTTCTGAGTTTGTTTCATTATCACCCTAGAGTCCTGGATGCATGGGTAGCTGCACACCTCAAATCAGTCCAAGAAGAATTTCAGGAAAAGGACACGGTGCGCGCTAGAAAAGTTCACATCCCCATCCCTGTGATTCTCGACGGCAAGACTGTAGCCCAACTTACAGCCAACGAACTGCGCTCTAGCTTCAAAAAACAACGGGGTTGCTTGCCGATCTGGGGAGAAGGAGGAGCTGGAAAAACAAGCCTAGCCTGTCAAATTGCTAAATGGGCAATCTCAGAGGATGAAGCAGAACGCCTCTGTGAACACCAAATGCTGCCACTGCTAATTGAGGAAGAACTAGATTTAGAAACAGTTGGTAAACCACCATTGATGGCAGCTATCCAGGGACAATTACAGGATTTGACCAACGAACCAGAACCAATTTCTGATGAATTGCTGGAACGCCTGCTTAGACATCGGCGAATTTTAGTCATTATCGATCACTTTTCGGAAATGGGCGAAGTCACGCGCAAAGCAATTCGTCCAGATTCTCCAGACTTTTGTATTAACGCTTTAGTAATTACGTCCCGTTTTGAGGAAAAACTGGGACAAGTAACCAAAACCACACTTAAGCCTTTGCGGATTGCAGGAAATCGCCTGTCGTCGTTCATGGAAGCATATTTGATGCAGCGAGGCAAACGCGACTGTTTCACCGATACGGAGTTTTTCGACGCTTGTAGCCGCTTAAGCACAATGGTAGGAGCGCGAAACATTACCGTCCTGTTGGCGAAGTTGTATGCAGAACAGTTGATTGCCGCGAAAGAAGGCACATCAGATGGCCAGATCCCTGAAAATATCCCTGATTTAATGCTTTTTTATGTTAACGAACTTAATCGCAGTGTAACTGGCGATCGCTATGACAATCGCACTGTCCATCAAGATGCTCAAGCGATCGCTTGGGAATGCATCCAGACAAATTTTCGACCTGCTGCGGCTAAAAAAGATGATGCTTTAACTACACTCAATATTGACGATAGTCCAACTCACCTTAAGTATCTAGAAGAACGTCTGCGTCTGATTCAAACCATCGGGGCTGCACAAGATCAAATTCGCTTTGCTCTAGACCCTTTAGCCGAATATCTGGCTGGTCTGCACTTATTAAAACTTTATGGTGACGATGAGCAATTATGGCAGCAATTTTTTCAAGCAGCAGTTAGCAAACCAGGCGCACCAGATTTAATCAAAGGTTTCCTTCTAGCATTACGAGACTGTTGCATTGCTAAAGGCAAAGATGCAAATGTGCCTGATTTTGTTGTGGAAGAATTGGATAAACTGACAGGCTTTATTTCCAGTAGGAAATGGCGCTAA